The DNA window TGGATCAGGTCAGCCAGTACGTCGGAGGCGACGCCCCCAGCCTCTCCAAGATGGGCGGATCCGACTGGGCCCAGACCAAGAAGAAGGCCAAGAAGGCAGTCCGGGAGATCGCTGGCGAGCTCATCCGGCTCTACGCCGCGCGCATGGCCTCCCGAGGGCATTCCTACTCTGCGGACACGCCGTGGCAGTCCGAGCTGGAGGACGCCTTCCCCTATGTGGAGACACCGGACCAGCTGACCACGATGGACGAGGTCAAGCAGGACATGGAGCGGGAGATCCCCATGGACCGGCTGGTCTCCGGCGACGTCGGCTTCGGCAAGACCGAGATCGCGATCCGAGCCGCCTTCAAAGCCGTCCAGGACGGCAAGCAGGTGGCGGTGCTGTGCCCGACCACTCTGTTGGTCGCCCAGCACTATGAGACCTTCACCGAGCGCTACGCCGGATTCCCGGTGACCGTCCGTGCGCTCTCGCGCTTCCAGACGGCCAAGGAGTCCCGTGAGGTCTCGGCCGGGCTGAAGGACGGCAGCATCGACGTGGTCATCGGCACGCACCGGCTGCTCTCCCAGGAGGTCCAGTTCAAGGACCTGGGCCTGGTGATCATCGACGAGGAGCAGCGCTTCGGCGTCGAGCATAAGGAGCAGCTGAAGAAGATGCGCACCAATGTGGATGTGCTGGCCATGTCGGCCACGCCCATCCCGCGCACCCTGGAGATGTCCATGGCGGGCATCCGGGAGACCTCCACGCTGGCCACCCCGCCGGAGGAGCGGCACCCGGTGCTGACCTATGTGGGCCCCTACACCGATAAGCAGGTCTCGGCGGCGATCCGCCGTGAGCTCATGCGTGAGGGCCAGGTGTTCTTCGTCCACAACAGGGTCTCCTCGATCGACCGGATGGCCGCGACCATCCGCGAGCTCGTGCCCGAGGCCCGGGTGGAGGTCGCCCACGGTCAGATGGGCGAGGCCCGGCTGGAGCAGATCGTCCAGGACTTCTGGGAGAAGAAGTTCGACGTGTTGGTCTCCACCACCATCATCGAGACCGGCCTGGACATCTCCAACGCCAATACCCTGATCGTGGACCGCGCCTCCACCTACGGGCTCTCCCAGCTGCACCAGCTGCGCGGTCGTGTGGGGCGCTCGCGCGAACGCGCCTACGCCTACTTCCTCTACCCCTCGGAGAAGCCGCTGGGGGAGGACGCCCTGGAGCGGCTCAAAGCGGTGGCGGCGAACAACGAGCTCGGTGCTGGCCTGCAGCTGGCCCAGAAGGATCTGGAGATCCGCGGCGCGGGCAACCTGTTGGGCGGCGAGCAGTCCGGCCACATCGCCGGCGTCGGGTTCGACCTCTACCTGCGTATGGTGGGGGAGGCGGTCTCCGACTACCGCGGCGATGCTGAGGAGACCATCACCGAGGTCAAGATCGAGCTGCCGATCAACGCTCACCTGCCCCATGACTATGTGCCCGGCGAGAGGCTGCGTCTGGAGGGCTATCGGAAGCTGGCCGCCGCAGACGAGGACGCAATGATCGATGAGGTCGTCGGTGAGTGGAAGGACCGCTACGGAGAGCTGCCCCAGCCGGTGGAGAACCTCGTGGAGGTGGCGCGTCTGCGCAACCGGGCCCGCGGCGTCGGGATCCACGACATCGGCACCCAGGGCACCTTCATCCGCTTCGCCCCCGTGGAGGAGCTGCCGGAGTCCCGTGAGATGCGCCTGGACCGGATGTACCCTGGCTCGCAGATCAAGCAGTCGATGAAGCAGGTTCTGATCCCCAAGCCGCAGACGGCCCGCATCGGAGGGGAGGATCTGACCGACGCCGCTCTGCTCGAGTGGCTGAAGCAGGTCTTCGACGCGATCTTCCCGGCTGCCTGAGCATGGCCAGCTACCTGCGTCACCAGCCCTCTCGGAAAGGACACACCATGAGGAATCCGCACCGGCATCCTCTGGCTGCCGCGCTCGCCCTGGGCGCGTTGGGTCTGACCGCATGCTCGGCCGGATCGGAGGACGGTGCGGACTCAGCCGGGCCGGCCCAGGACGCCTCGGTCTCCATCGGCCTGGCCGCCGTGCCGGCCAATCTGGACTACACCACCACCGGTGGTGCCGCCATCTTCGAGGCGCTGCTCTACAACGTCTACGAGGGCCTGGTCCGGCTCGACGATGACGGTGAGGTGCAGCCGCTGCTCGCCGAGTCCTGGGAGATCAGCGAGGACGGCACCGAATACACCTTCACGCTGCGCGACGACGTGACCTTCCACGACGGAACCCCCTTCGACGCCGAGATCGTGAAGTTCTCCCTGGAGCGGCTCGACGAATGGACTGCGAACACTCCGGACAATCTCGCAGCCATCGACTCGGTGGAGGTGGAGTCGCCGACTGAGGCCACCGTGGTCCTCTCTGAGCCCGACTACGACGCGCTCTACTGGTTGGCCGGACCCTTGGGGACCATGTTCGCCCCGGACTCGGTGGATGACCTGGCCTCCGAGGCCAACGGGACCGGACCCTTCACCTTCGAGTCCTACGAGAACGCCGTCCAGCTGGACCTGGCACGCAACGAGGACTACTGGGCAGAGC is part of the Nesterenkonia lacusekhoensis genome and encodes:
- the mfd gene encoding transcription-repair coupling factor; this translates as MALSGLRTALAANSSYARISSAASHAAGERTEELQIAATSGLRPAVVADIAQNIRSHSPHGVVLAVTATDREADDLATSLECYAPQARVGHFPSWETLPHERLSPRSDTVGRRLGVLRQLAHPEEAGALDVVVAPVRAVVQPLVAGLGELAPVRLAVGEDHDFDEVVQALSDAAYSRVDMVTRRGEFAVRGGILDVFPPTEPHPLRVEFFGDEVEQMRWFSVADQRSIEVEEGSEHPTTLDAAPCRELLITEAVKARAKELLPQMPHAQDLLTKISEGIAAEGMESLAPVLVEKMVPFVQELPEGSLTLVVEPERTRGRAHDLEVTNEEFLAAAWSAAPDGGAAPLDVSAAEKEGIAAGAFASLAETREASLQHGAGWWSITSLGLDPETDGGGALEQDADIVSVESREPIGYRGSVEQVMEFLEGRAKDSWSVVVTTAGGGSAQRVHELLQDYGVPDQLVETLDAAPAPGKITITTANLSQGFAVDSLKLALLTESEMLGRSIRQDSSRGKKVPARRRRNAVDPLALKKGDYVVHEQHGIGQFVELVQRKVGSPQAVKAGTAGVREYLVLEYAASKRNGPKDRLMVPTDQLDQVSQYVGGDAPSLSKMGGSDWAQTKKKAKKAVREIAGELIRLYAARMASRGHSYSADTPWQSELEDAFPYVETPDQLTTMDEVKQDMEREIPMDRLVSGDVGFGKTEIAIRAAFKAVQDGKQVAVLCPTTLLVAQHYETFTERYAGFPVTVRALSRFQTAKESREVSAGLKDGSIDVVIGTHRLLSQEVQFKDLGLVIIDEEQRFGVEHKEQLKKMRTNVDVLAMSATPIPRTLEMSMAGIRETSTLATPPEERHPVLTYVGPYTDKQVSAAIRRELMREGQVFFVHNRVSSIDRMAATIRELVPEARVEVAHGQMGEARLEQIVQDFWEKKFDVLVSTTIIETGLDISNANTLIVDRASTYGLSQLHQLRGRVGRSRERAYAYFLYPSEKPLGEDALERLKAVAANNELGAGLQLAQKDLEIRGAGNLLGGEQSGHIAGVGFDLYLRMVGEAVSDYRGDAEETITEVKIELPINAHLPHDYVPGERLRLEGYRKLAAADEDAMIDEVVGEWKDRYGELPQPVENLVEVARLRNRARGVGIHDIGTQGTFIRFAPVEELPESREMRLDRMYPGSQIKQSMKQVLIPKPQTARIGGEDLTDAALLEWLKQVFDAIFPAA